agaaattgGTGGAACACATTTGGTTTATAGCTAActtaacttctcacttgtattacagttCCATCAAATTACATTatgttgacaacgatgtgtgaacaaaacaaacagacataataggtaaaaatgataaaaagaggggtacaacagtcaacgtTGTTTTAATCACTGTAAAAACACACAAATATGTATCAATGAAACAAAAAAGGGCATAAAACAAAGAACACTAAGCAAGattttaagacaaaaatacaaatatgtactgaggcacgtcaaatggatatcgcATAAACTACACAACACTGTAAAAGTAATATCCAAAACGATAAATAAAGTTATTTAAATAATGATACAGCTACTTTGTTATACTTTCTTACAAAGAAATAACCGTATAGCGGTTACATAAGTTAAATATAAAACGTTCATCTGGTACAGCAAAATtgtcatttacataaattatATCATTAATTTGTCCAAATCTTTACCGGAACATAAAACCCACAATCAGCATAAGTTGTATCGGTTTTACCATCTCCACTTAATATATCACAGATgatttgtacatttgtatattaaaaGCTTTACGTCTTTTAGTTGAAAAAAACCTGAAACGAAGCAAATTATTGatgaacatatatttaaatttataaacggtGATGCAGTGCTGGAcatctttaaattaaaaaattcaattaaatgACGAGAAATTTATGAACaggcaaatatataaaaaaaaaatagtcagttCTCAATTTTGTTTACAACAGGTATATTCAACAGTAACAAATGAAAATTTAGCATACACTTACCACAAGTTGATTCAATTTTTCATACTTTGTTGACCATGTTTCGAATTGACCGTTAAAGTGTTTCAATTTCGCCATAATACTATAAGGATTAGGGTAGTTCCTTGGTTTTCCATATCCCCATCTCCCCAAATGAATATTACCTTATGTTATGGTTGGATGGCTATTTAACAGCCGAAAAACAtccaaataaaatgtatattcagAATGAAAATATATTAGAGCGATAAGAATATGAACCCCGCTTTGAACTATTCCAACGCTTAGTAAACAGTTCACAAAAGACTATGTTACCCTACCCGGACTCATTAGTCTGTCTACTTGTCAACCACTCTTTGTTCTcacaagttttaattttttggttGAATCTACGATTTTCCGCACTCAATGCAAACACGCTATCACTAGAATAACGAATCTGTGTCGTCAtattgtttaaaactatcattataTTTTGGTGTAAGCTTTTGAAAATACTAAACAGAAggcattatatttatataagaaGAATAAAACCGTCGTATTTCCTGTCGAATTTCTGATGACTCAAAGTATTGCTGCTTTCCTTTTTGTATTAACAGAAATACTAGCATTGACATATGTATTGTACCTTTGCATTACAAATATCAACTTATTAAGGTTAGTTTGCCAACAATAAAACACTATAATAATACTTACATTTTCAAAGTTGCCATATTTCTATGTTACTTCCCCTATCGGTAATGACAAGTATTTGGTTAGTTGTTTTGTCACATGCAATGCTTAACGGattctgtaaattttcaattattGCATTCGCTGTTTTCGAATTGCTATCAAATCTCATGATTGCACCATTAGTTTTATCACTGTAGTATAATCGATCATCCTTGTCAATAGTAATACCTCCAATATCACAAGTTTTATCCCCCCTCTCCGCTAAAACAACTCCCTTTTGATAATTTCTGGAATCTAACTTACAAATTTGCTTATTGTCAGACACATACACATCGCCTTTACTATCAACACAAATGCTACTTGCGTGAAAGCCTAtacgttttattttgataatcGATCCATGTATATGTGACAGAATAAGTATTGTCTTATCAACTGTATATACAACGTTATCTTGATAAGCAACACAATCTGAAAACGATTTTAGAATATGTTGTTTCCCTTTTGTTGCTGTGTTGACGAGACTTATGCCATTTTTACCCATTGCCACAAGAAACGTTTTATCATCAACGGCAAAAACGTCTTCAGGGAAGTCACTTAAATTAATGCGATCTTTACTTTTATTCATGATATTGTAAGTCCATATTGCGCGTTCATTGCCTACCATTAAAATATCCCTTTTGGGGTTCCAACAGCTGTTAGATATTCTGGCATCTTCTCCCAAATCCAATTCTGTTGAATCGTAGCAATGGAGACGATATGGTGCCGTTCTCATTCGGACTGAATCTTGCATGCCTCtatattgttttgaatatatCAATGTTTGCTCCTTTACCTCGAGCTTAACTTCTCCGAATGTCTTCACCATTTCTTTTAGGTTATTAACTGTATCTCCCTCGGAATATGACAATTCGAATATGTTGAGTGCTTCTTGAAACGTTTCAAAGAAAGATTCTTCTTCACATTGAAAGCGATCGATATTCTTTGCTGCAATGAAGGTACAACATTCGGAAGCATGTTTTGTTGTTAAATGAAGAGTGCTCTGTAAGGACGAGAGTGTATTGCATCTCTGTTGGATAATTTCTATGTGTTTAGTCATTTGTGTTCTACATTGCTCGTAATAACGGTCTAGCTGATTTCCAATTTTCTCTTCTAATTCATTTAAATACTCATTCATGTCATTTCGGAAATCGCTTACTTTGgtctttataagatatttttgaaaatttaaatcggTTAAATTTAACTCTTGTTTCTTTATCAACCGTAGATAATTTGTCTGCCAATCAGCAAGCTTTCTTTCCAAATCATTTACTAGTACTGATGCACTATCATGACACCCTTTTGCGGCTTTTTCAATACTCTGGACCTCTgtgcaatgtatatgtttttcTGTCGTGCAAATTGGGCAATAAATTTCGTCGTGGAATTTGCAGTGTAAGAAagaattttgaaaacatttattgatacaCCTGCACGGTCCAGTTATAACAGATGTTTCCATTTTGTCTGCTTCTGATATAGAAATAATGGAATGAAGTTTTCCTAAATGAATTTCTCTACATTCGGTACATATCGgtttcaaacaaacaaaacttcACTATTtagctatatttttgttttctgaaCTAGGGCAACACTAACACAATGTGTTAGTTGATTCTGACATAGACATGATAAATTCTCTGTCGCGAATAATGTGCTCGTCTATTAAATCCTGTTGATATAAAAGGATACGTGGTATGATAAACTGTTTATAAGTATCTAGTTATTagcaataaaaatctaaaatgtcTAAAATCTAAATAGACACCCCAATCAAGGATTACACTACTAAATGTGGATGCAGCTAAGTCGTCCTGTAAAGCAAAACAGGATATCAAAAGGAACAAatataccgaactctgaggaaaattctaaatgtAACGTCATTACGCAAATTTcaaaatcaagagctcaaacacatcaaatgaatgaataacaaGTGTCATATTCTGACTAGCATTGCTACAGGTGACGTATCTATTGTATGTGCTGAACCATATCGAAAAATCAGTCATGCATTGAATAAAAATGGACTGTAATATCAGATTTTTATAGATCAGTGTATGGATGCAAAATGTTCTCACAAGAAATTTTAAGAACTCTCCTTTTTTGTAACTCGAGAGGATTCTGGTATATGCTGTTGTAATTATTGATGGGGTAAAACTCGTGATTTGGCATCAAATTTCAGTAGTTAAGCGttactgtatttttttcttcaagagGCCAATATAAaaaggggaagggtgacatcatTTTAGTCTCCACTAGTGTTAACTGTTAATTTTATCAATGTGTTACTTCCTCAGTCATTTTTTTCGCAAGTAAATTACGCTTTATACCATCAATTTGTTATCATATAACTACCAATTCGAGAAtagaaatgaggaatatgtcaaagagacaaaaacccgaccaaaaagcagatgacagccgaatgccaccaatgggtctacaaCGTAGCGAGAACATCCCTCACCCGGAGATCGCTTCAGCTGGCCTTTAAAAAATTCTGTACTTGTGACATGGACGTCATACTTCACTACAAAACAGAAATGATTAACAAAGGCCAAAAtatcttgacttgggacaggcgcaaaaatgctttATATGCTTTCGTTACTGTCTTTCATTTGAGAGTTATTAGAAAAGTATATTGAACGACAACACCAAATTGCAATAAAGACCGATAGTTACATCACATATATAACCCTGTATTCTGTAATTATCATTATATGCCGAAACAAAACTTACTGATATGTATTCAACGCTATCAAAATGACATGTAATGATGTCCTATCAACATGTTAAATAAGGACTTTAACACACGCTCTGTAACA
The window above is part of the Mytilus edulis chromosome 6, xbMytEdul2.2, whole genome shotgun sequence genome. Proteins encoded here:
- the LOC139528221 gene encoding uncharacterized protein; the encoded protein is METSVITGPCRCINKCFQNSFLHCKFHDEIYCPICTTEKHIHCTEVQSIEKAAKGCHDSASVLVNDLERKLADWQTNYLRLIKKQELNLTDLNFQKYLIKTKVSDFRNDMNEYLNELEEKIGNQLDRYYEQCRTQMTKHIEIIQQRCNTLSSLQSTLHLTTKHASECCTFIAAKNIDRFQCEEESFFETFQEALNIFELSYSEGDTVNNLKEMVKTFGEVKLEVKEQTLIYSKQYRGMQDSVRMRTAPYRLHCYDSTELDLGEDARISNSCWNPKRDILMVGNERAIWTYNIMNKSKDRINLSDFPEDVFAVDDKTFLVAMGKNGISLVNTATKGKQHILKSFSDCVAYQDNVVYTVDKTILILSHIHGSIIKIKRIGFHASSICVDSKGDVYVSDNKQICKLDSRNYQKGVVLAERGDKTCDIGGITIDKDDRLYYSDKTNGAIMRFDSNSKTANAIIENLQNPLSIACDKTTNQILVITDRGSNIEIWQL